The segment GGGGCGGGCGCTGCCGCCTTCGGCGCTTCCGCCGCCGGGGCCGGAGCGGCAGCAACAGCGCCTTCCTCGATGATCGCGATCACCTGTTCGCTGTTCACCGTGTCGCCTTCGGCGTGGCGGATCTCCTTGAGCACGCCGTCGACGGTGGCGGGCACCTCGAGCACGACCTTGTCGGTCTCGAGATCGACCAGGTTCTCGTCGCGCTTGACCGCGTCGCCCACCTTCTTGTGCCAGGTCGCGATGGTGGCGTCGGAGACGGACTCGGGAAGAACGGGGACTTTGACTTCGATGGACATCACAGGGTCCTTGCTGGGGTTGGCACCCGTCCGTGGGTGCAGGAGCAAAGCGGCCGTCCCGGCCACGCTATTCGGAATAGGTTACTCGGCCGAATGATCGGTGCCGATCGGGGCGACCAGCGCCTGCTCGACCAGTGCCGCCTGTTCGGCGTTGTGCTCGTTGAGGTGGCCGGCGGCCGGTGCCGCCGAGCGCGCGCGGCCGGCATACGACAGCGTGTGCTTCGGACCGATGCAGGCCTGCAGGTGGTGGCGGATCTGGAACCAGGCGCCCTGGTTCATCGGCTCCTCCTGGCACCAGATCACCTCCTTGGTGGCGCTGAAGCGGGCCAGCTCGGCCGACACTTCCGGACGCGGGAACGGATACAACTGCTCCACGCGCACCAGCGCCACGTCCTCGAGACCGCGCTTCTCGGCTTCCTCGAGCAGGTCGTAGTAGACCTTGCCCGCGCAAAGCACCACGCGCTTGACCTTCTTCACCGGCAGCTCGCGATGTTCGCCCAGCACCAGCTGGAACGAACCGTTGGCCAGCTCGTCCAGCGTGGAAACGGCCAGCTTGTGGCGCAGCAGCGACTTCGGCGTCATCACGATCAGCGGCTTGCGCACCGGGCGCAGCATCTGGCGGCGGATCATGTGGAAGTCCTGCGCCGGGGTGGTCGGCACGCAGACCTGCATGTTGTTCACCGCGCACAGCTGCAGGAAGCGTTCGAGACGGGCGGAGGAGTGCTCCGGGCCCTGGCCCTCGTAGCCGTGCGGCAGGTACAGCGCCAGGCCGCACAGCCGGTTCCACTTCGACTCGCCGGAGCTGATGAACTGGTCGATCACCACCTGGGCGCCATTGGCGAAGTCGCCGAACTGACCTTCCCAGATGTGCAGCGTGTCGGGATCGGTGGTCGAGTGGCCGTACTCGAAGGCCATCACCGCCTCCTCACTGAGCAGCGAGTCGATCACCTCGACGTTGGCGCCGTCGCGGAGGGTGGCCAGCGGCATGTAGGTGTGACCGTCCTTCTGGTCGTGCAGCACCGCGTGGCGATGGAAGAACGTGCCGCGGCCGGAGTCCTGGCCGACCAGGCGCAGGTTGCTGCCGCCATCGATCAGGGTGGCGTAGGCGAGGTTCTCGGCGAAGCCCCAGTCGGCCGGCTGCTCGCCGGCGGCCATCTTGCGGCGGTCGTCGTAGATCTTGTTCACGCGCGACTGCAGGGTCAGGTCGCCCGGCAGGTCGAGGATGCGGTGGGCCAGCTCCACCAGCTTCTTCTTCGGTACGGTGGTATCGGCCGGAGTGTCGAGCGAGTTGTTGGTGAAGCGGGCCCAGTCGATTTCCAGGTCGCGCACCGGCGTCGGGTTGAACTCGGCCAGCGGCGCACCGGCCTCGAGCCGGTCGCGGTAGGCGTCCAGGCGCTTCTGGCCGTCGCCCTCGTCGATCACGCCTTCCTTCTGCAGCGCCTGGGCGTACAGGTCGCGGGTGGTCGGGCGCTTGCGGATGATCTGGTACATCAGCGGCTGGGTGGCCGCCGGCTCGTCGGCCTCGTTGTGGCCGTGGCGGCGGTAGCACACCACGTCGATGACCACGTCCTTGCGGAAGGTCTTGCGGAACTCGTAGGCCAGGCGGGTGACCTCGATCACCGCTTCCGGGTCGTCGCCGTTCACGTGGAACACCGGCGCGTTGACCATCTTGGCCAGGTCGGTGCAGTACATCGTGGAGCGGGCGTCCTGCGGGTTGGAGGTGGTGAAGCCGACCTGGTTGTTGACCACCACGTGCAGGGTGCCGCCGATCCTGAAGCCGCGGGCCTGCGACATGTTGAACAGTTCCATGTTCACGCCCTGGCCGGCCAGCGCCGCGTCGCCATGCACCAGTACCGCCATCGACTGGTTGTGCTCGGTGTCGTGGCGGCGCAGCTGGCGCGCGTGCACGGAGCCGGCCACCACCGGGTTGACGATCTCCAGGTGCGACGGATTGAACGCCAGCGCCACGTGCACGCCGCCCTTGGGCGTCTTCAGGTCGGACGAGAAGCCCATGTGGTACTTCACGTCACCGGAATAGGACGGGTCGTCGATGTGCTCGAACTTGCCCTCGAACTCGTCGAAAAGGGTCTTCGGCGGCTTGCCGAGGATGTTGACCAGCACGTTGAGGCGGCCGCGGTGGGCCATGCCGATCACCAGCTCCTTGATGCCGTTGTCGCCGGCCATGCGCACGACGTCGTCGACCAGCGGGATCAGGCTGTCGCCGCCTTCCAGCGAGAAGCGCTTCTGGCCGACGTACTTGGTGTGCAGGTAGCGCTCCAGGCCCTCGGTGGCAGTGAGCACGTCGAGCAGGTGGCTCTTTTCGGACTTGTCGAGGCCGGCACTGCCGTTGGCCTGCTCCAGGCGGGAGTAGATCCAGTTCCGCTGGGCGTGATCGGAGATGTACATGAACTCGGCGCCGATGGTGCCGGTGTACACCTTCTTCAGGCGCGCCCAGAGGTCGCGCAGCTTCATGCGGTGGCCACCGCCGGCATAGGTGCCGCAGTCGAACTCGGTGTCCAGGTCGGCCTCGCTCAGGCCGTGGAAGGCCAGGCCGAGGTCCGGGGCGTCCATCTTCTGGGCCAGGCCCAGCGGGTCGAGATCGGCGCCGAGGTGACCGCGCGAGCGGTAGGCGGTGAGCAGTCGAAGCACGCCGGCCTGCTTGCGCGCATGGGCGTCGTCGACCGTGGCGACGGCACTGCGACGCTGCTTTTGCGCGGACTCAATACGCGCAATGGCCGCGGTGTGGGAGACATCTCCCGACGCGCGGCCATTGAAGGTCTGGAAGTAGCTGTTCCACTCGGCGGGCACGGAGCCCGGATCGCTCAGCCACGCCTCGTAAAGTGCTTCGACATAATCGGCGTTGCCGCCTGCGAGTTGAGAGGACTCGAAGAACTCGCGAATCAGGTTTGTGCTCACGTGACCACCGGTTGGGGGGAGGGTGCCGTCGACGCTGCCCGTGGCGCAGCGGAGGGCTGGCAAAAATCTTGTTAATTATAGCGCCGGGCTGCTGCGTCGCGACAACCCGGGCGTGGGGTTGGACGATGGTCTATGCAAGGGGGCGGACCGCCCCGATCGCCGGCCGGGCGGGACTTGTGCCGGAACCGCGGCCCGGATCGGGCGGTCCCGCTCGTTCAGCCACCGTCTAGAGCCCAAGCGCGAGCAGTTCGGTAGCCGGCACCGAGCGCTCCCAGACCTCGTCGAACTGCTGCATCAGCGGCGCCTGCCCGGCACGGTCGTGGCGCGAAGCCCGACCCTGCGGGCGATCGTGGTCGGGCAGGAACAGGTAGCCACCGGCATCGTTGAGCAGCCAGCCGGCGCGATTGGCCAGGTCCACCTCCTCCACCGGGCGACGGATCTGGATCACGCTGGAGAGGCGCTGCGCCAGAGCGACCAGCCGGTGTCCGTCGCGCAGGGCAGCCCCGGTGTCGTGCAGCAGGATACGGATGCGGGCACCGCGACCGGAGGTGGCGATGCGGCGGAGCTCGGCCAGCTCCCCGGGGCTGGTGTAGTGCTCGCCGTCCAGTCGCGGCAGGTGGATCGCCAGCATATGGCGCGCATCGGCGAGCAGCAGGCGCCGGGTGGCGTCCACCGAGGCTCGATCCTCGGCCGGCATCAGGCCCGGGTCGCGGGCGGGGCGCGCGTCTGCGGAGGTGGGTGCCAGCGCGCGGCGTAGCGGCTGGTGCATGCGCCCCGCCGCTTCGAACAATTCTCCGGCCGGTACGAAGCCTTGCCGGGCGTAGAAAGGCGCCAGTTCCACCGGGGCGTCCAGTCGCAACTCGTCCCAGCCGAAGCTGCTTGCCCGCTCGATCAGCTGGCGCAGCAGGGCGGTGCCGACCCCGTGACGCTGCCAGGTGGGCAATACCGCGACGCGGCTGATCCGCTGGTCCGGCGTGAGCCGGGCGGCGCCGATCGGGCAGTCGGCATCGTCACGGGCGATCAGGTGAAGGGCCTGCGGATCGCCGTCGTCGAACTCCCACGCGGCCGGCAAACCCAGCCCATCGATCAGCACCATCCGGCGCAGCTGACGGACTGCCTCGCGGTCGCCATCACGGGCCCAGTCGGCACTGACGACGTGGAAGTTCTCGAGCTTCACCCGCGCTTCGCCTTGCGTGGAACCAGGTGACCGTCGTCGAGCAGGGCGACCAGCAGGGCCTGCTCGGTGGCGTCGGGCTCGCCGGTGAGGGCGATCTCGCGTTCGGCGCACAGTCGCTGGGCCAGCGTCGGCGTGGCCGGGTGGGCCTGGCCGTTGACGAACAGCATGCAGTCGTTGCGGGTGCGTGCCCAGGCCATGCGCGACCACGGGTGACGCACGAACGACACGCCTTTGGCCAGCAGCTTGTCCAGGGCGGCGGCCGTGACCGGCCGTTCGGCCGGCGCCGGTTGCTGGGCCAGCCGGTAGCGGGTGATGAAGCGGCCGAACCAGTCCAGCAGTGTCGCGTCGTTGTAGGCCCCGGCGAACGGCAGCACGGAGCGCAGGCGCTCCAGCGCGTTGCGGTCGATTTCGCCCAGATTGCGGGCCGCCGCCAGGTCCGGGTCGGTATAGCGTGCCTCCTCGGGCAGGCGGTCGGCCAGATAGTCGGCGAAATCGCCGATCAGCTCGGCCTGGGATGGAGCGCGCATGCCGACCGAGAAGGTCATGCAGGGGCCGCCGAAGGCCACCCCGTCATGCGGCACGTTGGGCGGCAGGTAGAGCATGTCGCCCGGCTCCAGCAGCCATTCGTGGGTAGGCTCGAACTGCGCCAGCTGCTTCAGCTCGACGTCGGGGCGGAAGTCCTTCGGCGCATCCGGGTCGGTGCTGATCGCCCAGTGACGCTGGCCCAGGCCCTGGATCAGGAACACGTCGTACTGGTCCACGTGCGCGCCCACGCCACCGCCGGGCTCGGCGTAGGAAATCATGACGTCGTCCACGCGCCAGCTCGGCAGGAAGGCGAACGGCTCGAGCAGGGCCGCGACGTCGGCATCCCACTTGTCCACGTCCTGCACCAGCAGCGTCCAGTTGGCGTCGCCGGTGGTGGCGAAGTCGGCTTCGTCCAGCGGACCGGTCTTCACCTGCCAGCGGTCGCGTTTCTCGTCGTGGCGGATCAGTCGCGACAGCGCGCCGTCCTCGCAGGCCAGGCCGGCGAGGTCTTCCGGCGCGATCGGCGGTTCGAAGCCGGGGAAGGCATTGCGCACCAGCAGCGGGCGTTTTTGCCAGTAGTCGCGCAGGAACTGGGCGGTGGACATGCCGAGCGGCTGGCGGGCGGAACCGCGTACCTCGATCGGCAGCGGCTTGCGGGAGGGGGAAGAGATGGCCATGGGCGCAATTGTAGCCACGGCCGGGGGCGCCATGTCCGGTCGGCATAACGACATCGCCAATCATCCTTTGGGTGGGGCGCCCGGGCGGGGGCAAGCTGGTGCCCTTCCGGTTTGGACGTCCAAAGGATTTGCCCGTGAACGCTACGCAGCCCGCCCTCACGGCGCCACCCGGCCTGGGCGAGGAACGCCAGGCGTTGCTGCGCCAGCTGGTCGACGGCCTGGAGCCTGCCCAGCTGTACTGGATCGCCGCCTACGCTGCGCAGCAGGCCGCCCATCCGGCAGCCCGCCCAGTGCCGGCATCGGCCGTCCGGCTCACCGTGCTGTACGGCAGCCAGACCGGCAATGCCAGGCGGGTGGCCGAGCGGTTTGCTGCCGAGGCCGAGGCGAACGGTCTGCCGGTGCGTCTGCTGCGTGCCGGCGCCTATCCGGTGCGCGAGCTGGCCGACGAGCGCTACCTCGCCGTGGTGGTCAGCACCCAGGGCGAGGGCGAACCGCCGGACGACGCGCGCGGATTCGTCGAGTTCCTCGCCTCGCGCCGTGCGCCGAAGCTGCCGAAGCTGCACTACGCCGTGCTGGGGCTGGGCGATTCCAGCTACCCGCTTTTCAATGCGATGGGACGCAGCGT is part of the Dyella thiooxydans genome and harbors:
- a CDS encoding GNAT family N-acetyltransferase: MKLENFHVVSADWARDGDREAVRQLRRMVLIDGLGLPAAWEFDDGDPQALHLIARDDADCPIGAARLTPDQRISRVAVLPTWQRHGVGTALLRQLIERASSFGWDELRLDAPVELAPFYARQGFVPAGELFEAAGRMHQPLRRALAPTSADARPARDPGLMPAEDRASVDATRRLLLADARHMLAIHLPRLDGEHYTSPGELAELRRIATSGRGARIRILLHDTGAALRDGHRLVALAQRLSSVIQIRRPVEEVDLANRAGWLLNDAGGYLFLPDHDRPQGRASRHDRAGQAPLMQQFDEVWERSVPATELLALGL
- a CDS encoding 2-oxoglutarate dehydrogenase E1 component, which produces MSTNLIREFFESSQLAGGNADYVEALYEAWLSDPGSVPAEWNSYFQTFNGRASGDVSHTAAIARIESAQKQRRSAVATVDDAHARKQAGVLRLLTAYRSRGHLGADLDPLGLAQKMDAPDLGLAFHGLSEADLDTEFDCGTYAGGGHRMKLRDLWARLKKVYTGTIGAEFMYISDHAQRNWIYSRLEQANGSAGLDKSEKSHLLDVLTATEGLERYLHTKYVGQKRFSLEGGDSLIPLVDDVVRMAGDNGIKELVIGMAHRGRLNVLVNILGKPPKTLFDEFEGKFEHIDDPSYSGDVKYHMGFSSDLKTPKGGVHVALAFNPSHLEIVNPVVAGSVHARQLRRHDTEHNQSMAVLVHGDAALAGQGVNMELFNMSQARGFRIGGTLHVVVNNQVGFTTSNPQDARSTMYCTDLAKMVNAPVFHVNGDDPEAVIEVTRLAYEFRKTFRKDVVIDVVCYRRHGHNEADEPAATQPLMYQIIRKRPTTRDLYAQALQKEGVIDEGDGQKRLDAYRDRLEAGAPLAEFNPTPVRDLEIDWARFTNNSLDTPADTTVPKKKLVELAHRILDLPGDLTLQSRVNKIYDDRRKMAAGEQPADWGFAENLAYATLIDGGSNLRLVGQDSGRGTFFHRHAVLHDQKDGHTYMPLATLRDGANVEVIDSLLSEEAVMAFEYGHSTTDPDTLHIWEGQFGDFANGAQVVIDQFISSGESKWNRLCGLALYLPHGYEGQGPEHSSARLERFLQLCAVNNMQVCVPTTPAQDFHMIRRQMLRPVRKPLIVMTPKSLLRHKLAVSTLDELANGSFQLVLGEHRELPVKKVKRVVLCAGKVYYDLLEEAEKRGLEDVALVRVEQLYPFPRPEVSAELARFSATKEVIWCQEEPMNQGAWFQIRHHLQACIGPKHTLSYAGRARSAAPAAGHLNEHNAEQAALVEQALVAPIGTDHSAE
- a CDS encoding cupin domain-containing protein; this encodes MAISSPSRKPLPIEVRGSARQPLGMSTAQFLRDYWQKRPLLVRNAFPGFEPPIAPEDLAGLACEDGALSRLIRHDEKRDRWQVKTGPLDEADFATTGDANWTLLVQDVDKWDADVAALLEPFAFLPSWRVDDVMISYAEPGGGVGAHVDQYDVFLIQGLGQRHWAISTDPDAPKDFRPDVELKQLAQFEPTHEWLLEPGDMLYLPPNVPHDGVAFGGPCMTFSVGMRAPSQAELIGDFADYLADRLPEEARYTDPDLAAARNLGEIDRNALERLRSVLPFAGAYNDATLLDWFGRFITRYRLAQQPAPAERPVTAAALDKLLAKGVSFVRHPWSRMAWARTRNDCMLFVNGQAHPATPTLAQRLCAEREIALTGEPDATEQALLVALLDDGHLVPRKAKRG